ATGGTAGGAGTTAGCTCTTCAGCGCAGTTGATAGTTGGAGGTCGCTCCTCTGCGCAGTCGATGGTAAGCGTTGGCTGACCGGTGCAGTTGATGGTATGCGTTGGTAGGCAGTCGATGGTAGGCATCGGCTGCGCAGTGCAGTCAATGGTAGGAGTCAGCTCCTTGACGCAGTCGATGTTAGGAGTTAGCTCCTCTGCGTAGTTGATGGTAGGCGTTGGCTGCTCGGCACAGTCGATGGTAGGCGTTAGCTCCTTTGCACAGTCAATGGTGGGATCAAGCTCCTCAGCGCAGTTCTTAGTTGGAGGTTGCTCCTCTGCGCAGTCAATGGTAAGAGTTAGCTGCTCGGCGCAGTCGATGGTAGGAGTTAGCTCCTCTGCGCAGTCAATGGTGGGAGCAAGCTCCTCAGCGCAGTTCTTAGTTGGAGGTTGCTCCTCGGTGCAGTCGATAGTATGCGTTGGCTGCTCGGCGCAGTCGATGGTAGGTGTTAGCTCCTTAGCACAGTTGATTGTGGAAGGTTGCTCCTCGACGTAGTCAATAATGTGAGCTAGCTCCTCTGTGCAGTCGATGGTATAAGTTAGCTCCTCGGCGCAGTCAATAGTGCGAGCTAGCTCCTCTGCGCAGGCGAGAGTAGGAGTTCGCTCCTCAACGCAGTCAATAGTGTGAGCTAGCTCATCTGCGCAGTCAATGGTAGGAGTTAGCTCTTCAGCGCAGTTGATGGTAGGAGTTAGCTCATCGGCGCAGTCGATGGTGGGCATTGGCTGCTCGACGCAGTCGATGGTAATATCTGCCTCTTTCATCCATTCTATGGTCAGAGCTTGCTCTACGCAGTTGAGGGTAATATCAGACCCCTCCACGGAGTCGGCGGTAAGAGTTTGCTCTGTGCCGTTGATGTTAAGAACTGGCACCTCTGCGTAGTCAATGTTAACAGCTCGCTCCTCTGCGCACCTGATGACAGGAGTGGGTACCTTTGCGCAGTCAATGGTAGGAGTTGGCTTTTTCGCACAGTCAATGGTAAGATCTTgctcagtgcagtcgatgttagGAGTTAGCTTCTCTGCGCGGTCGATGGTAAGAAGTGCCACTTTCATGCATCCGATGTTAAGAGCTGGCTCAGCACAGCCGATAGTAACCACTGTCTTCTCGGGGCAGTTGTTATTTAGGGCCAGCTGGTCTGCAGATGCTGACTGTGcctttcttcctttcctccctttttttacatttcttcttagtcttcttcttcttctcatcaTCCTTTACCTGGGCCAacgtgttttaaaaattattaatcaTATGGATACCTGTTTACCTGACATAGAGATGATGTTTTACACACCACAATATGGTGCATTGTTCTTGTCATTTGAATGAAGGATATTGTTTTACTGCCAGTTTAAACCTCAGCCTAACAATTATGGAAGATCATATTTCATAATGAATTTTACTCCATGATTATAGGTTATTATAGACTTCTGTTTATGTTAAACTATATCCTAAATAATTATACgataaaacaaaaccaacaaaatactctaaattgaaaaatgctatttagagaaaatatttttgcatttgattatttttaaaatagttactccattatatattatattaatccCAGGTCTGTTTTGTGCAAGAGAACGACTTATGAGATGAAACTAATAGATACGAATGTACAAAAAGGCGATAACATGGACAATTAAATATAAAGGTTAAGTACTTACCGgacaacaacataaaaatgaatacttgAAGCATTTTGGTAATTGTTTGCAGTGTATCGTCTTGTTCAGTGAGCTGAAGTAAGTGAAGTAGTGATCAATGATGAATTGGttgcacattttcagtgtaCATGTACGTCTGTGACATCATTGTGAAGATAAAAGAGCGAATTTACAATGATTCTTGTTTCACTGTTACGTCggttatttttgcattgtgttgCCTAGAAATGTTCGATACCTTAGGTTACTAGTGTGAACAAACAAGTTTCGTTAATAAATTTAGTTACCGAATTACTACTACTGGCCACCATTCTCCTCGGTCTTCTTAGGGGGCTGTGAGCTGAAAAGCAGCGTTTCTTTCCCATAGGtgttatgttattgttattgtaactaaataaaattgttttgttcaagctcaaatttacatttgaagGACATTGTTTTTGACACCTCGATGGCATTAAATCAATGACCATTTAAAACGCAACGTGTTATTATTGTTTCAAAACATCCGGATTCCGGAATTAGTTTTTGACACCATATTTAGGGACGGTCGCTAAGTAACAACATCTCTATATAACAACCAAATTCGGCGAATACAGATCAATAAATCCCCTTCAGTCTATCCacttgtatgtgtttatgttcgGTTTTATATGTTTTGATAATTCTTCGGATGTTGGATACAGTAAATTCAGTGCAGT
Above is a genomic segment from Anguilla rostrata isolate EN2019 chromosome 16, ASM1855537v3, whole genome shotgun sequence containing:
- the LOC135242416 gene encoding uncharacterized protein LOC135242416 yields the protein MMRRRRRLRRNVKKGRKGRKAQSASADQLALNNNCPEKTVVTIGCAEPALNIGCMKVALLTIDRAEKLTPNIDCTEQDLTIDCAKKPTPTIDCAKVPTPVIRCAEERAVNIDYAEVPVLNINGTEQTLTADSVEGSDITLNCVEQALTIEWMKEADITIDCVEQPMPTIDCADELTPTINCAEELTPTIDCADELAHTIDCVEERTPTLACAEELARTIDCAEELTYTIDCTEELAHIIDYVEEQPSTINCAKELTPTIDCAEQPTHTIDCTEEQPPTKNCAEELAPTIDCAEELTPTIDCAEQLTLTIDCAEEQPPTKNCAEELDPTIDCAKELTPTIDCAEQPTPTINYAEELTPNIDCVKELTPTIDCTAQPMPTIDCLPTHTINCTGQPTLTIDCAEERPPTINCAEELTPTIDCIKELTPTIDCAEELAPTIECAEELTPTISCAEKDLTTDCMKDSLPTIDSVERPTSKPDCAEKDLTTDCMKEPTPTIDCTEELTPTIDCAEEPARFIACTAELHRAVAIDCVEQPPVDIACTKPPSLSVGHTDQEEERKKKKKKKWSLKKGRKGTKTVHCSEEPVLTLHCSEQTSTCNIDRAEQTSVQNIGRAEQASIQNINRAEQPALPIGCVEKPALSIDCTKQQRLEFQSCRKFLEEHSIQKETQRITIDHTVIGFPNIGNTLHERDSPESLQSPNLHPGHQGRGRLLEVKYDHFTEVLCGSALSKGWSQQKAKDQPAEDLKTDHRDKLQRLLWE